From Helicoverpa armigera isolate CAAS_96S chromosome 19, ASM3070526v1, whole genome shotgun sequence, one genomic window encodes:
- the LOC126054803 gene encoding leucine-rich repeat and immunoglobulin-like domain-containing nogo receptor-interacting protein 3 has product MQRLHKILALAIICTAVEAQQCPSGCACDSSRVSCHGAAAPLQRLGRNYFSPFGAHLTRVSWTSSKLNKLEIDVFDGLNDLEYIDLSRNEITRTEHGLFARLTRLKSLNLSRNFIDDIPRFTFADLENLEVLDVSHNRLHVIPFQVFGPMIRLQYLDISHNQIATFLDYYFNPNRQLKALFLNNNSLVKITSNALVNLKELETLDISSNKLDYIPKSLFDNFEQLRELNLSSNQFQNISQDAYKNLKNLRWLSMGGNRLRTLPPMLFQHNENLKTIYLDHTELAVIQNTNFKGLSTLQQLYIRNNEFLREIETFVFQDTPSITELDLSSNALLSLPKSLTMLNNLQSLKLANNPWACDCRMAWFAGWADKRKDIIKSDLSCPLTYPNDMIRILNHTNCKPPTLVSSSPLTLYRLQKNALLECKFAGNPMPSITWITPTRMVFHWNPEPLIPDIFHKHGVAHDQYYRAIDNSKSRVRVLDDGSLFIGDIHREDCGTYLCFASNPSANLTAEVVLNIDPMTMFEIKMYSLLCGAICAAAFLGLTLFIQFLRYIFFRFRLMETCCSCCTCVRRDAPRSRQIFSMLDNIEQYKRQQLEKLRENYAVQVHRIKENCTQQMDWIQNSYSTQASHLRNIRDIGSNHLSAMRDQYYDQVKRVREYSTSQLNWVRENYVFQRNKIRKFSAHQVLRLRESYKYQQQTLNKVLENLPSLYFENCRSGSCGRSDSMAFDPDVEVIDMYLKTKIEKLSNLPSPIFDEESKISVYYTPTERSVNSRRNSPIPEGIHINMIEKGPPRLLAMIKPLQTEAEATPGLPSPGPPSPPGSPSPTTSKGARRSRCDEPKPSSEPLLGRGAVAFERGRRRVTLPASASSPELRGAAAHCAARVLLAVELTKAPLGEGGPPPDRRL; this is encoded by the exons ATGCAGCGGCTGCACAAAATATTGGCGCTGGCAATAATTTGCACAGCAGTGGAGGCGCAGCAGTGCCCCTCGGGCTGCGCGTGCGACAGCAGCCGCGTGTCGTGCCacggcgccgccgcgccgctgcagCGCCTCGGCCGCAACTACTTCTCGCCCTTCGGCGCGCACCTCACGCGCGTCTCCTGGACCAGCTCCAAGCTCAACAAGCTAGAGATAGACGTGTTCGACGGACTCAACGACTTAGAGTACATCGACCTCAGCAGAAACGAAATCACCAGAACAGAACACGGCCTCTTCGCCAGACTGACCCGGCTCAAGTCTCTCAATCTATCGAGGAACTTCATCGACGATATTCCCCGGTTCACCTTCGCCGATTTAGAAAATCTAGAGGTCCTAGATGTGTCTCACAACCGGCTTCACGTTATACCATTCCAGGTCTTCGGGCCGATGATCAGACTCCAATATTTGGATATATCGCATAATCAAATAGCTACTTTCTTAGATTactattttaatcctaatagaCAACTGAAAGCACTGTTCCTAAATAATAATAGCCTAGTCAAAATTACGTCTAATGCTCTAGTCAACCTGAAGGAATTGGAGACACTGGACATCTCTAGCAACAAACTAGACTACATACCCAAGTCTTTATTCGATAACTTCGAACAACTGAGAGAGCTGAATCTAAGTTCCAACCAGTTCCAGAACATATCACAAGATGCTTATAAGAATCTGAAGAACTTGCGGTGGCTAAGCATGGGCGGCAACCGGCTGCGGACTCTGCCGCCGATGCTGTTCCAGCATAACGAAAATCTTAAAACGATCTACCTCGATCACACTGAACTAGCAGTTATACAAAATACTAACTTCAAAGGCTTAAGTACTCTACAGCAATTATACATAAGAAATAACGAATTTTTACGAGAAATAGAAACATTTGTATTCCAAGACACGCCAAGCATCACGGAACTGGACCTGAGTTCAAACGCGCTACTATCCCTGCCTAAATCTCTAACTATGTTAAACAACCTGCAATCACTGAAGCTGGCCAACAACCCGTGGGCGTGCGACTGTCGGATGGCATGGTTCGCCGGCTGGGCCGACAAGAGGAAAGACATCATTAAATCGGACCTGAGTTGCCCGCTCACCTACCCTAACGATATGATAAGAATATTGAACCATACCAATTGTAAACCACCAACGCTGGTATCGAGCAGTCCGCTAACCCTGTACAGATTGCAGAAGAATGCTCTACTAGAGTGCAAATTCGCGGGTAACCCGATGCCGTCCATAACCTGGATCACGCCTACAAGGATGGTGTTCCACTGGAACCCGGAGCCGCTGATCCCGGATATATTCCACAAGCACGGGGTCGCCCACGATCAGTATTACCGCGCCATCGATAACTCCAAATCGAGAGTGAGAGTGCTCGACGACGGGTCACTGTTTATAGGAGATATACATAGAGAAGACTGTGGAACTTACTTATGCTTTGCATCGAACCCTTCAGCAAACCTGACCGCGGAGGTCGTGCTCAACATAGATCCCATGACTATGTTCGAGATTAAAATGTACAGTTTACTGTGCGGCGCCATCTGCGCTGCGGCCTTCTTAGGACTTACGTTATTTATTCAGTTCCTGCGCTATATATTCTTCAG ATTCCGTCTGATGGAGACGTGTTGCAGCTGCTGCACGTGCGTGAGACGCGACGCGCCGCGCTCCAGACAGATATTTAGCATGTTAGACAACATCGAGCAATACAAGAGACAACAACTAGAGAAACTACGAGAAAATTACGCAGTTCAA GTTCATCGCATTAAAGAGAACTGTACGCAACAAATGGACTGGATACAGAACAGTTACTCTACACAAGCAAGCCATTTACGAAATATTAGAGACATCGGTAGCAACCATTTGAGTGCCATGAGAGACCAGTATTATGATCag GTGAAGCGGGTACGCGAGTACTCCACGAGCCAACTCAATTGGGTGCGAGAGAACTACGTGTTCCAAAGAAACAAAATCCGTAAGTTCAGTGCGCACCAGGTGCTGCGGCTCCGAGAGTCGTACAAGTATCAGCAGCAGACACTCAACAAGGTGCTGGAGAACCTGCCGAGCTTGTACTTCGAGAACTGCCGGAGCGGCTCCTGCGGCCGGAGCGACTCCATGGCCTTCGACCCCGACGTAGAGGTCATCGACATGTACCTCAAGACGAAGATCGAGAAGCTATCCAACCTTCCGAGCCCAATATTTGATGAGGAGAGCAAGATCTCCGTGTACTACACGCCGACGGAGCGGTCGGTGAACTCGCGGCGGAACTCGCCGATCCCGGAGGGGATACACATCAACATGATCGAGAAGGGCCCGCCGCGGCTGCTGGCGATGATCAAGCCGCTGCAGACGGAGGCGGAGGCGACGCCGGGGCTGCCGTCGCCGGGGCCGCCGTCGCCGCCGGGCTCGCCGTCGCCGACCACGTCCAAGGGCGCGCGGCGCTCGCGCTGCGACGAGCCCAAGCCGTCCAGCGAGCCGCTGCTGGGGCGCGGCGCGGTGGCGTTCGAGCGGGGCCGGCGGCGGGTCACTCTCCCGGCTAGCGCGAGCTCGCCGGAgctgcgcggcgcggcggcgcacTGCGCGGCGCGGGTGCTGCTGGCGGTGGAGCTGACGAAGGCGCCGCTGGGCGAGGGCGGGCCGCCGCCGGACCGCCGCTTGTAG